In Marinicella rhabdoformis, a genomic segment contains:
- a CDS encoding MAPEG family protein produces the protein MEYVAIVLVLVLLQYTFFSIMVGKARGTYDVNAPAVTGHEIFERYYRVQQNTLELLVVFIPGMFLFASYVHALTAAGLGVVFFIGRMLYYKAYVNDPKSRGIGFTLTFLSAHVLIIGGMIGAVIKLL, from the coding sequence GTGGAATATGTAGCGATTGTTTTGGTTTTGGTTTTATTGCAGTACACGTTTTTTTCTATCATGGTCGGTAAAGCCCGTGGCACCTATGATGTCAATGCACCTGCTGTTACCGGTCATGAAATATTTGAACGTTATTACCGAGTACAACAAAATACACTGGAGTTATTGGTTGTCTTTATTCCGGGCATGTTTTTATTCGCCTCATACGTACACGCTTTGACCGCTGCTGGCTTGGGTGTCGTTTTCTTCATTGGCCGCATGTTGTATTACAAAGCCTATGTCAATGACCCAAAATCCAGAGGCATTGGTTTCACTTTGACCTTCCTTTCAGCGCATGTCCTCATCATTGGTGGCATGATCGGCGCAGTCATTAAACTACTGTAA
- a CDS encoding Na+/H+ antiporter NhaC family protein translates to MSHKHLLITFLLFLSGVAFGAEEEAKTVSQYAGTWLSIVPPLLAIAIALLFRNVLPALFIGLAVGVWIIADLGLQAFFLAPVQAFETYVVNALADKDHASVILFSLMIGGMVGITSRNGGMVGIVNIIIKWANTTKRASLATIGMGMSIFFDDYANTLVVGNTMRPVTDKMKVSREKLAYLVDSTAAPIACIALITTWVGFEVGLIDDALKGVGYEGMSAYAVFLQTIPFSFYPILALLLTIYIASTGLDFGPMYHAEVRARNASVSSLDKESHAEEEIQPVEDKPHRAINAVLPIVFLIGSVMVGLYVTGHDPSVENQSIKDIVGNSNSYQALLWGSMAAVIVAAFLSISQGILTLQQTVNAWYKGLKSMMLAMTILLLAWSLSAVTETLQTSAFLTSLIEDSLAVQWLPVIIFLLSALTAFATGSSWGAMGILIPLVIPIVWSLMATQGFTDPEHHYLLYVTIASILAGAVWGDHCSPISDTTILSSMASGCDHIEHVRTQIPYAFFAGGFAIILGIIPASFGFSPWLSLGVSAVGMFFGLKLMGKKA, encoded by the coding sequence ATGAGTCACAAACACCTTTTGATCACATTTTTATTGTTTCTGTCTGGAGTGGCTTTTGGCGCTGAGGAAGAAGCCAAAACAGTCAGTCAGTATGCAGGAACCTGGCTGTCTATTGTGCCTCCACTTTTGGCCATTGCGATTGCATTGTTATTCCGTAATGTGCTTCCTGCCTTGTTTATCGGATTGGCTGTCGGTGTTTGGATCATTGCTGACTTAGGCTTACAAGCCTTTTTCTTAGCACCTGTTCAAGCTTTTGAAACTTATGTCGTGAATGCTTTGGCAGACAAAGACCACGCTTCTGTGATTTTGTTTTCTTTGATGATTGGCGGCATGGTCGGCATCACATCGCGCAATGGCGGTATGGTCGGCATTGTCAACATCATCATCAAATGGGCCAACACCACCAAGCGTGCCAGTTTGGCCACCATTGGCATGGGCATGAGCATCTTCTTTGATGATTACGCCAATACCCTGGTCGTAGGTAACACCATGCGTCCGGTGACTGATAAGATGAAGGTATCACGAGAGAAACTGGCTTATTTGGTCGATTCAACAGCAGCACCCATAGCTTGTATTGCCTTAATCACCACATGGGTGGGGTTTGAAGTGGGCTTGATTGACGATGCATTGAAAGGTGTCGGCTATGAAGGCATGAGCGCCTATGCGGTGTTTTTACAAACCATTCCATTCAGTTTTTACCCTATTTTGGCTTTGTTACTGACCATTTACATTGCCAGCACCGGTTTGGATTTTGGCCCCATGTATCACGCTGAAGTCCGTGCCAGAAATGCCTCTGTCAGCTCTTTGGATAAAGAATCACATGCAGAGGAAGAAATTCAACCTGTAGAGGACAAACCACACCGTGCCATTAATGCGGTTTTACCCATAGTATTTTTAATTGGTTCTGTGATGGTCGGCTTATATGTCACCGGTCACGATCCATCAGTCGAAAACCAAAGCATCAAAGACATCGTTGGCAATTCAAACTCATACCAAGCTTTGCTTTGGGGGTCTATGGCTGCAGTAATCGTTGCTGCATTTTTAAGCATCAGTCAAGGCATTTTAACATTACAACAAACCGTTAATGCTTGGTACAAAGGTCTGAAATCTATGATGTTGGCCATGACCATTTTGTTGTTGGCTTGGTCACTTTCTGCAGTCACGGAAACATTACAAACCAGTGCTTTTTTGACTTCTTTGATTGAGGACTCATTGGCAGTTCAATGGTTGCCAGTGATTATCTTTTTATTGTCTGCATTGACTGCTTTTGCCACTGGCTCAAGCTGGGGTGCCATGGGCATATTGATACCTTTGGTGATTCCCATTGTTTGGAGTTTGATGGCTACACAAGGTTTTACTGATCCTGAGCACCATTATTTATTGTATGTCACCATTGCCAGCATTCTCGCCGGTGCGGTATGGGGCGATCATTGTTCACCCATATCAGACACCACCATTTTGTCCTCTATGGCCTCAGGCTGTGACCACATTGAACACGTAAGGACACAAATCCCTTATGCTTTCTTTGCCGGTGGATTCGCCATCATATTAGGTATCATTCCTGCCAGTTTTGGATTTTCGCCTTGGTTGTCATTGGGTGTTTCAGCGGTGGGCATGTTCTTTGGATTGAAATTAATGGGCAAAAAAGCATGA
- a CDS encoding NUDIX hydrolase has protein sequence MTPPSTPASSDVRDWLPRVTVATIVEDNGKFLMVEEDIYGVKTLNQPAGHLEPNESLAEAAVRETLEETGWHIKVDHLIEFSQWTSENSKNHYLRSCFAGTAIEFDPEQELDDGIIRAIWMTRDEVALEAHRLRSPLVLHHIDLHIKGKSTDLDVFSFYD, from the coding sequence ATGACCCCTCCCTCCACACCTGCCTCAAGTGACGTCAGGGATTGGTTGCCACGTGTGACTGTAGCAACCATTGTTGAAGATAACGGTAAGTTTTTAATGGTTGAAGAAGACATTTATGGTGTCAAAACATTGAACCAACCAGCAGGTCACTTAGAGCCTAACGAATCATTAGCTGAAGCGGCTGTACGCGAAACTTTAGAAGAAACAGGTTGGCACATCAAGGTAGACCACCTGATTGAATTTTCACAATGGACCAGCGAGAACAGTAAAAACCACTACCTGCGCTCTTGCTTTGCCGGTACGGCCATAGAATTCGACCCTGAACAGGAACTCGATGACGGCATCATCAGGGCCATTTGGATGACCCGAGATGAAGTGGCATTAGAAGCCCATAGACTGCGTTCACCCCTTGTTTTGCACCACATTGACCTCCATATCAAAGGCAAATCAACCGACTTAGATGTGTTCAGCTTTTACGACTGA
- the mnmA gene encoding tRNA 2-thiouridine(34) synthase MnmA, whose translation MKQKVIIGMSGGVDSSVSAALLQQQGHDVAGMFMKNWEEDDTTEVCTADEDVKDAQSVADRLGLKLHRRNFSSEYWDYVFEEFLSEYNKGRTPNPDILCNREIKFKTFLDHCDDLGYEMMATGHYVRKDEKDGEFFLLKGLDNNKDQSYFLYAINQYQLSRSLFPVGELDKPEVRQIAESLKLSTFDKKDSTGICFIGEKRFQDFLSQYLKPNPGKIVTPDGQVIGKHSGLMYYTIGQRQGLGIGGVKNALSEPWFVIAKDHKKNQLIAGQSTHNHLIMDDELVASQVTWISGKAPKLPFTCQAKIRYRQPDQECTITAINENGEIRVVFDQNQRAITPGQSIVFYDGEICLGGAIIEHSNRLTSTCELKN comes from the coding sequence ATGAAACAAAAAGTCATCATAGGCATGTCAGGCGGCGTAGACTCTTCAGTCAGCGCGGCACTTTTACAACAACAAGGTCACGACGTGGCCGGCATGTTCATGAAAAACTGGGAAGAAGATGACACCACTGAAGTGTGTACCGCTGATGAGGATGTCAAAGACGCGCAATCTGTCGCTGATAGACTGGGCTTAAAGCTTCATCGCCGCAATTTTTCCAGCGAATACTGGGATTATGTATTTGAAGAATTCCTCAGTGAATACAATAAAGGGCGAACACCCAACCCTGACATATTGTGTAACCGTGAAATTAAATTCAAAACTTTCCTCGACCACTGTGACGACTTGGGCTATGAAATGATGGCCACTGGTCATTACGTGCGCAAAGACGAAAAAGACGGCGAATTTTTCTTACTCAAAGGCTTGGACAACAACAAAGACCAAAGCTATTTCCTGTACGCCATCAACCAATACCAACTGTCTCGTTCACTGTTTCCAGTGGGTGAATTAGACAAGCCTGAAGTCAGACAAATTGCTGAATCTTTGAAGCTTTCCACTTTTGATAAAAAAGATTCAACTGGCATTTGTTTTATTGGTGAAAAACGCTTTCAAGATTTCTTATCACAATACCTCAAGCCAAACCCTGGAAAAATCGTTACACCCGATGGCCAAGTGATTGGCAAACATTCTGGTTTGATGTATTACACCATTGGACAAAGGCAAGGTCTTGGTATCGGTGGTGTAAAAAATGCCTTATCCGAACCTTGGTTTGTGATTGCCAAAGACCACAAGAAAAACCAATTGATTGCGGGCCAAAGCACACACAACCATTTGATCATGGATGATGAATTGGTCGCATCACAAGTGACTTGGATTTCTGGTAAAGCACCGAAGCTGCCATTCACTTGCCAAGCCAAAATCAGGTACCGTCAGCCTGACCAGGAGTGCACCATAACAGCCATCAATGAAAATGGTGAAATCAGAGTGGTATTCGACCAAAATCAACGTGCCATCACACCTGGCCAATCGATTGTGTTTTATGACGGTGAAATCTGCCTAGGTGGCGCCATCATTGAACACTCTAATCGACTCACATCAACTTGCGAACTGAAGAATTAA
- the hflD gene encoding high frequency lysogenization protein HflD, with amino-acid sequence MRDQTIALAAVYQASSLAHELANSGTIRDPKGWETSLNSLYKIDAASTEDVFNNDMSGLAMGLNALIKSFNKDAHYINIIKYTITLLSLQGKLTSRDEMINQISQGLSNSKVLQTADEPFNDAVVTKLANIYSQTISQMQPRVIVAGQPFHLKNPATTEKIRAVLLAGIRAAMLWRQVGGTQLQLLFKRNAYIEEAKSLLRV; translated from the coding sequence ATGAGAGACCAAACCATAGCACTGGCTGCCGTATATCAAGCATCATCTTTAGCCCACGAACTGGCCAACTCTGGCACCATTCGCGATCCAAAAGGCTGGGAAACCAGCTTGAACAGCTTGTATAAAATTGATGCCGCCAGTACAGAAGATGTATTCAATAATGACATGAGTGGCTTGGCCATGGGCTTGAATGCCTTGATCAAATCATTTAATAAAGATGCCCATTACATCAACATCATTAAATACACCATCACCCTACTCAGTCTACAAGGCAAGTTAACCAGCCGTGATGAAATGATTAACCAAATCAGTCAGGGACTGAGTAATTCTAAAGTGCTACAAACTGCAGACGAACCCTTCAATGACGCAGTTGTTACCAAGCTCGCTAACATCTATTCGCAAACCATCAGCCAAATGCAACCACGTGTGATTGTGGCAGGCCAACCATTTCACCTTAAAAACCCGGCTACCACAGAAAAAATACGCGCTGTATTATTGGCCGGCATCCGTGCCGCCATGCTGTGGCGACAGGTCGGCGGTACACAATTGCAACTGTTATTCAAACGCAATGCCTATATTGAAGAAGCCAAATCATTATTGAGGGTCTGA
- a CDS encoding M20/M25/M40 family metallo-hydrolase, with protein MNKVKCVFIFVFLGFVNLSLAEKSINSSSFSKEYQVQALTIYRQLIAYRTAAGYGQVPKMAEYLANQFIQGGFPKEDVNVLPFKSSDGEDIAGLVVRYRGDGSANKKPILLVAHMDIVDALPKDWQRDPYTLIEEGGYFFGRGTMDNKMGVTTLTTTFLRLKAESFMPTRDLIIAFTGDEETGMLSTELLVTQHRDITDAEFALNSDDGGGGLDSEHKPTSFWMSAAEKTYATYELTIRNPGGHSSTPRSDNAIYDLADALKKVQNFRFPVRYNDITLRFFAESAKAESGNLSQAMSEFAKDPSNQEAIDYLYEKPSYVGITRTTCVATMLNAGHAENALPQSATATVNCRIFPGIKPGEVKTVLQTVAGENVEIEMLEKPLASPASELREDVIRAVTKAVQMRYPNVPVIPAMVPWGTDGKVLRANGIPTFGVSGMFLRDEDAFAHGLNERMPVKSFYSALEHWYIILHELAGKRAQVGD; from the coding sequence GTGAACAAAGTTAAGTGTGTATTTATATTTGTATTTCTGGGTTTTGTTAATTTGAGTTTGGCTGAAAAGTCTATTAACAGCAGCTCTTTCAGCAAAGAATACCAAGTCCAAGCCCTTACAATCTACCGGCAACTGATTGCTTACAGAACAGCAGCTGGGTATGGGCAAGTACCAAAAATGGCGGAATACCTTGCCAATCAATTTATCCAAGGGGGCTTTCCAAAAGAAGATGTCAATGTATTGCCATTTAAATCAAGTGATGGTGAAGACATTGCAGGATTGGTGGTTCGATATCGCGGAGATGGATCGGCGAATAAAAAACCGATTTTATTAGTTGCGCACATGGATATTGTCGATGCGTTGCCGAAAGATTGGCAACGAGACCCATATACATTGATTGAAGAGGGTGGTTACTTTTTTGGCCGTGGCACCATGGATAATAAAATGGGTGTTACAACATTAACAACGACTTTTTTGCGTTTGAAAGCAGAAAGTTTCATGCCTACTCGTGACCTCATCATCGCATTCACAGGAGATGAAGAAACAGGGATGTTAAGCACCGAATTACTGGTCACGCAGCACAGGGATATAACGGATGCTGAATTTGCTTTAAATTCAGATGATGGTGGCGGTGGTTTAGATTCAGAGCATAAGCCCACAAGTTTTTGGATGTCAGCGGCTGAAAAGACTTATGCAACATATGAATTAACCATACGAAATCCTGGTGGCCACAGTTCTACACCCAGAAGTGACAATGCGATTTATGATTTAGCTGATGCTTTGAAAAAAGTACAAAATTTTAGGTTTCCTGTTCGTTATAATGACATTACATTGCGTTTTTTTGCCGAGTCTGCAAAGGCAGAATCTGGAAATTTAAGTCAAGCCATGTCTGAATTTGCCAAAGACCCGTCTAACCAAGAGGCGATTGACTATTTATATGAAAAACCGTCATATGTGGGTATAACACGAACCACTTGTGTGGCCACCATGCTCAATGCAGGGCACGCTGAAAATGCTTTGCCTCAATCAGCAACGGCCACGGTAAATTGTAGGATTTTTCCTGGGATTAAACCTGGTGAGGTTAAAACTGTATTGCAAACGGTCGCTGGGGAAAATGTTGAAATTGAGATGCTGGAAAAACCATTAGCCAGTCCAGCCTCGGAATTAAGAGAAGATGTAATTCGAGCAGTGACTAAGGCAGTCCAAATGCGATACCCGAATGTGCCCGTTATTCCGGCGATGGTTCCATGGGGCACAGATGGTAAAGTTTTACGCGCCAATGGCATCCCTACTTTTGGTGTTTCCGGCATGTTTTTACGTGATGAAGATGCTTTTGCTCATGGCTTGAATGAACGCATGCCTGTGAAGTCCTTTTATTCTGCATTAGAGCATTGGTACATTATTTTGCATGAATTAGCTGGTAAGCGGGCTCAAGTTGGTGACTGA
- a CDS encoding S9 family peptidase, producing MTKVKQLFRRTATCLAVISLAACAGVQERKSTQEGVNMTTKNDGVLLTNEAIFKDWEYNAKRPGVVRWAEDGASFTALETAKGFEDAELEKDRYGDDIKLYEEIVQYDPATLDREVLITLAQLTPEGAENALPVDDYVWSKDKKRVLIYTQAEYVWRDKTRGEYWALNLENDDLWQLGQKDAEASQMMFGKFSPDGSKFAYVYHNNIYVQDLNNREITAITTDASDTIINGLFDWAYEEEFSIQDGFRWSPDSQRIAYWQLDTHAAQDFHIINNTDTLYPEITSIPYPKVGEENSGAKIGISTVKDPKTVWVTLPGIAKDMYVPRMDWADNSEQVLIQQMNRKQDTNTLFYADAKTGKAKPFFVEQEETFIELVEDPKWLEDSESFLWQSERDGWKHVYRVSRDGKTVTDLTPGEFDVTELVSVDEDKGWLYFIASPDNVAQRYLHRSRLDGSGDKVSSQMEQVTPKANTGTNSYKMSGDSTWAIHTVSSFMKPPVSSLVSLPDHKAHHVLEDNAELFERIDQLAKGEVEFYSVEARDGLRLDGFMMRPPNFDPNKKYPIINYVYGEPASQTAGDFYTTRNIWHLMMTQKGFLVSSVDNRGTKAPRGRDWRRSVYGNIGPLGARDQSDSLVAICKRWSYVDCDRVGIWGHSGGGSMTLNMLFRYPEQYHVGVSRAPVPDQRLYDSIYQERYSGLLAEFEDNYKEASAITHAKNLVGKLLLVHGTGDDNVHYQGAERLQNELIKHNRQFDFMSYPNRRHGIVEGEGTSLHLYTMQSDYFIEHLMD from the coding sequence ATGACCAAAGTTAAACAACTTTTTAGAAGAACGGCGACCTGTCTGGCTGTGATTTCACTGGCCGCTTGTGCAGGTGTTCAAGAAAGGAAAAGTACCCAAGAGGGAGTAAACATGACAACAAAAAATGACGGCGTGCTGTTGACCAATGAAGCCATTTTTAAAGACTGGGAATACAACGCCAAACGTCCTGGCGTGGTTCGTTGGGCAGAAGACGGCGCCAGTTTTACCGCTTTAGAAACGGCCAAAGGCTTTGAAGATGCTGAACTTGAAAAAGACCGTTATGGTGATGACATCAAGTTGTATGAAGAAATTGTTCAATATGATCCAGCTACTTTAGACCGCGAAGTGCTGATTACTTTGGCACAATTGACACCAGAGGGTGCTGAAAACGCCTTGCCAGTCGATGATTATGTTTGGTCAAAAGACAAAAAGCGTGTTTTGATTTATACCCAAGCCGAATATGTATGGCGTGACAAAACCCGTGGAGAATACTGGGCGTTAAATTTAGAGAATGACGACTTGTGGCAATTGGGTCAAAAAGACGCGGAAGCCAGCCAAATGATGTTCGGTAAATTTTCACCTGATGGTTCAAAATTTGCCTATGTCTATCACAATAATATTTATGTTCAAGATTTGAACAACCGTGAGATCACTGCCATCACCACGGATGCATCAGATACCATTATCAATGGCTTGTTTGATTGGGCTTATGAAGAAGAATTCAGCATCCAAGATGGCTTCCGCTGGAGCCCTGACAGCCAGCGTATTGCTTATTGGCAATTGGATACCCACGCGGCGCAAGACTTTCACATCATCAACAACACAGACACACTGTATCCAGAAATTACTTCGATTCCTTATCCAAAGGTTGGCGAAGAAAATTCAGGTGCAAAAATCGGCATCAGTACAGTCAAGGATCCCAAAACTGTTTGGGTCACTTTACCCGGTATAGCAAAAGACATGTATGTGCCACGCATGGACTGGGCTGATAATTCAGAACAGGTGTTAATTCAGCAGATGAACCGCAAGCAAGATACCAACACCTTGTTCTATGCTGATGCCAAGACAGGCAAGGCCAAGCCGTTCTTTGTTGAGCAAGAAGAAACGTTTATTGAATTAGTCGAAGACCCCAAGTGGTTAGAGGATTCTGAATCATTTTTGTGGCAAAGCGAACGTGATGGCTGGAAACATGTGTACCGTGTGTCACGTGACGGAAAAACCGTTACAGATTTAACACCGGGCGAATTTGATGTGACTGAATTGGTTTCTGTCGATGAAGATAAGGGGTGGTTGTATTTTATCGCTTCACCTGACAACGTGGCACAGCGCTATTTACACAGGTCTCGTCTGGATGGCTCTGGTGACAAAGTAAGCAGTCAAATGGAGCAGGTAACACCAAAAGCAAACACTGGCACCAACAGTTATAAAATGTCTGGCGATTCAACTTGGGCCATTCACACGGTTTCGAGTTTTATGAAACCACCTGTTTCTTCTTTGGTTTCATTGCCTGATCACAAAGCGCACCACGTGTTAGAAGACAATGCTGAATTGTTTGAGCGTATTGACCAATTGGCCAAAGGTGAAGTGGAGTTTTACAGCGTAGAAGCGCGTGATGGTTTGCGATTGGATGGTTTTATGATGCGACCACCAAATTTTGATCCAAACAAAAAATACCCCATCATCAACTATGTTTATGGCGAACCGGCCAGTCAAACGGCGGGAGACTTCTACACCACTCGCAATATTTGGCATTTGATGATGACGCAAAAAGGTTTCTTGGTTTCATCAGTTGATAATCGCGGTACCAAAGCGCCGCGTGGTCGTGATTGGCGTCGTTCGGTTTATGGCAACATTGGTCCTTTGGGCGCCAGAGACCAATCAGATTCATTGGTTGCGATTTGTAAACGTTGGTCATATGTTGATTGTGATCGTGTGGGTATCTGGGGACACTCTGGTGGTGGTTCTATGACTTTAAACATGTTGTTCAGATACCCTGAACAATACCATGTGGGTGTGTCACGTGCACCAGTGCCTGATCAGCGTTTGTACGATTCGATTTACCAAGAACGCTATTCGGGTTTGTTGGCAGAATTTGAGGACAATTACAAAGAAGCCTCAGCGATTACCCATGCCAAGAACTTGGTCGGAAAATTGTTGTTAGTTCATGGTACAGGTGATGACAACGTACATTACCAAGGGGCAGAACGTTTGCAAAATGAATTGATCAAGCACAACCGCCAATTCGATTTTATGTCTTACCCAAATCGCAGACACGGCATAGTGGAAGGTGAGGGTACGTCATTGCACTTGTACACCATGCAAAGTGATTATTTTATTGAGCATTTGATGGATTGA
- the coq7 gene encoding 2-polyprenyl-3-methyl-6-methoxy-1,4-benzoquinone monooxygenase, which yields MRKTSHTGLDRLMIELDRGLKTLGHQSDVAAQRPGSTSKEVQLTKARKQHTIGLMRINHTGEVCAQALYNGQAMMAKDSSTREHLLQAASEEQDHLNWCQVRLDELGGKPSISNPLWYAHSFMLGAVAAKFGDPISYGFVMETEHQVESHLQEHIEDIGDDDPRSLKILQQMQADEIRHGENAKSAGGVELPQTVKNVMTAMSKIMKFVSYRV from the coding sequence ATGAGAAAGACCAGCCACACAGGATTAGATCGATTGATGATTGAATTGGACCGAGGTTTAAAAACTTTGGGCCACCAATCTGATGTGGCTGCTCAACGTCCTGGCAGCACATCAAAAGAAGTTCAATTGACCAAGGCCCGCAAGCAACACACCATTGGCCTGATGCGCATCAACCACACCGGTGAAGTTTGTGCCCAAGCCTTGTACAATGGACAGGCCATGATGGCCAAAGACAGTTCAACTCGCGAACATTTGTTACAAGCGGCCAGTGAAGAACAGGATCATTTGAATTGGTGTCAAGTGCGCTTGGATGAATTGGGTGGCAAGCCCAGCATCTCCAATCCACTGTGGTATGCCCATTCTTTTATGCTGGGCGCAGTGGCAGCTAAATTTGGCGACCCCATCAGTTATGGTTTTGTGATGGAGACTGAACACCAAGTAGAAAGCCATTTACAAGAACACATTGAAGACATTGGCGATGACGATCCACGATCGTTAAAGATTTTGCAACAAATGCAAGCCGATGAAATCAGACATGGCGAAAATGCCAAGTCAGCCGGCGGTGTCGAACTGCCGCAAACAGTAAAAAACGTCATGACAGCAATGTCGAAAATAATGAAATTTGTCAGTTATAGGGTTTAA